A genomic region of Caenorhabditis elegans chromosome V contains the following coding sequences:
- the unc-80 gene encoding Protein unc-80 (Confirmed by transcript evidence) — protein sequence MHVRYLQHEHTGTVQLLLMPLSTAASFKSAKWTEEEGEEECDSVPLPIQTFLWRQTNPFLGDKIGKLHEASCVTFERVVVQNILHGLSPSLSNALASVSRWKLVRAALPHVIQCCGSLLLANVGEKKLPTSLQKILYILHWMLIDSSSECIENASTKDDRSVCQSRTQGLFNISSIQLFIYLIAPLADVISEEEVVDNIRLESGLKVWQAIWQFRQPDVWCFSAPVKQRRDELPQITFARRQNPAQLDTQGIYLGKDENTVRRPSIVPPPKPPRTDVTVLNEKRKLEEEKMKMKEDYVAIEIEAPSLKPNDLLIDMSQGVRNKEFERTSSIVRSVSEYKTNLCGQKEKLATVSKSRTSDAFDSSPTSDSSANMLEEVEGIKFSENENCSLSAVFFSSDQAPLVNLSDICSGFSIEEPHDSTQSSVEVPQHPVLESSMFLSTTSSASDVPPFVLTRASTAEDTTSSCSQQTVIPLAMPVTTETTTLPVTLPKSALTKTTNENRRTDHQRMPSTQKSVSGSTDDELDEGSFSDPTIASYLDVAVIRALLITHWQEKGVYWALSYIHNRLIEIKAYMIIRKSTRQRSNSLPSGERKLSVAPEQLTNPVWDDLKIENKPEEGRSHLHVAFNDTERRKSSDNCLAPHPTTNSRRSSLNTLSRRGINRSNPSLSNSVEVLSIRDDAEDDVSNISSKSIEKENTKLNAVFYPEALGSTNFIEKDGKISATVIVQTVNQVMDRCTGVRQCELALNIADVLLGTPLEQTETFFVQLNIMVFKIYLCLGCPHGCNEGVKSPHGDFLRAKAKAILAGLERVQPDKFKNILNDYVDNYGTQQVIDLLHSITSFCRSELTALDGRRASESRVPSYRNTFNEKDKGIEGRIINATYKTLITKISVISAELSLPENMSLQQDVRLLVNFVQEHHGNPFRRVGLSALKDATCKNPTTSDFHTKEDQTGGSPGAQSQKQSNDQASLRRGLFKKKNEKSGGTTTGNDDSEGDSSPSTPRTVSSMDDGVSPLASTSYYKKKSAPKLHFAFGLLKSVKPDMDEEISDNENEEGTSNEEAGLPQRRPLRQSSKQVKARLPIDSKGGMRLWGTYVPPPNYIDAKGIFDGARRFAFLLETARPGTFPDAPLIAAIMHLKSPVLARASLLLECANLVSRCNRGQWPEWIRSSHHRTFSLGGALANRGTPSATRRMHSLQRQAGRYFYQWGVQIGEHISKLLELSENKSKKTLQMEDTIEDFFDDGIVNNQNGEKCPIALQFIAVLLLQEITAFLRETFKTIPRSKNSKPQTGNSGWDKLLSHRRWSILSNTFNAQQTGSVNSITEINSSIHLNDKERRISFSATEEDSPRGSKDAIDEINAVDKKGRRIATGRQRLLKRGSPMATGTQPSLESSHKRKSFRNRKQSKQAHLEEEEKSDGAGATHILSARESLKPTDDGLQSPVESVHPVIIPHSNHGSAHSQQPVVLKSSMDDEEQHMLSNLPWIKVLIKFSNSFDLECNHVGVCSAKCFQRVHRQCFRMIESLSTLYGMERNVSTRADKRNLLADNWQAKQQALRKSIHARQSTAVPRRESAMVGQPEFASKAIKMMLMEKMQQEKEKEKEKEKEEKDALKKQSVEQDHSSTDTEEDAQLPEKNKPMLTYLRSLVLQLVHSPISSVLKCCLLLSVEQHKQMIEVCWKMLIHEDPHVVASAASMFIVASVKKSEESLLIIKTALDSQDPQVRTSGIQRFYTLWRNRFHAWLKMEDGAQASFKVPPPGIDFTLPSPAIGQSQLPVVDPPWMPHLKTKIEELSLKEEEHATSQTIMTMTRTRRKQKQEMVKRAVREAEERQSEQRQLFRLRSSAIVSLAAYEPALFHHQQEQTEESDNSHQHARHVMPVAQPLFPSALLSVVPQIIELLDDPQVDNNGVSVGDVAKKVIWTCIVEDPSLFLRHFLEKLTNRDRQEALMSQLRKLVLRFHPLPSQAAHSLLNYLFGFVMHYVRAQCEGSEKAIGMALSICWLLSPNIHGLYFKDLKQTLKKEQCDQALMITANVPSAKKIIVHGLDSTSGGIPSQFPVHEDTQFHQILNDSLEFFNIDEDDLNCFYLTDTKTGVIHLPAAYVRDYYFFHRSFYPQLTLVKLSPEVAEKKMKETAFHQKFIECGKVLLTHNILKYSPQHVIAQRVFFLHDEFTHLPSFPRKSLETCFGMYFGPGGEQLKAMESMHKFVWAKMMSDMFEKMENAFMFADLHLFINVINGIMIMHCEDVLILRRCAATYISISIHFNTLFASQGFFLIMPTLLRCYSQRQTNKVFCGVVEFICRQFYTLHRKPFLLQMCGAIANIIDNSSNDFEINPMRVKAKYWFNLIKKMEEITDEDPLDILGLVPYEKPLKALDLCYRDDPNTFCALTDAMASCICVCAFSPESKRSHHMLLIMQAMLPHMMKRLEEETLQSGNSPAAVKHEISQWITMAVEMKALINSCEQLVRGPTRAFDLVNSVSERGKSFVADSPQFFDPPTTNEDENSRPYHLKEKRSTAVAWEAAEVEEQQKETYRRPRDTLLQLIAAYIEMASVRLKELTKLGANLEHAKIPDVLDHKCYVKLGEVALALLKVAPYDLSTTTCHGLQKYFQIILPVTDWSIESNRSALNIILRRLDKTLSKIAKRQSFRKRAIWIALSSWINGICDTLNAFPYIAHLHPLRTITQLCLRMMVGDPCVEDSAASTALHPTTVLHPTPPPQTFANAVLRLTTILMQALGQFAFSLDFVTSTEGMGVSSERLEAVLCHVLIPLFLRIPNNPKEQSIFQAKDLSQCLTVMQNAISPPLVKQQAPPLISTSTLTTTFIRGAQDVTGRQGSVSVTDRGHSATVSTHRIVRESICQAIYLGLKVLMLTFGKLLAPMWPRVARIVKDLLAKKPGAPTSMAFVDFLLHSNLPISLFILPMIQNKMKQKPGTDQEAAWQTEILEKLDAKSHNIVPPSILLVKCYQELQQLKEELTMKPIEMTRSYTPTMADPHSDSSAASTAPRGASSRQSIDRRTSVHMKKVLPTMKEDIPEDPEDSEDVIDSNSTGQVTSRISKSPSIPLNKTHQSSRTRSVSGFGMWRSVRRKSRHVSSAEESSEERGSVELHDVGHHSALHEPNRTPNRRSTEALVLPLHESIDTNRHRFVSFSTPKKTHEVSEDVFQITEQHQLV from the exons ATGCATGTTCGATACTTACAGCACGAACACACAGGCACTGTCCAACTTCTTCTTATGCCTCTTTCTACGGCGGCTTCATTTAAGAGTGCTAAATG gACCGAAGAGGAGGGAGAAGAAGAATGTGATTCAGTGCCATTGCCGATTCAAACCTTTCTCTGGAGACAAACAAA TCCTTTTCTTGGCGATAAAATAGGAAAGCTCCATGAAGCATCTTGTGTG ACATTTGAACGTGTTGTTGTCCAAAATATTCTTCATGGATTGTCTCCTTCACTGAGTAATGCACTTGCCAGTGTATCTAGATGGAAATTAGTTCGAGCCGCGTTACCGCACGTTATACAG TGTTGCGGATCGTTGCTTTTAGCAAACGTTGGTGAAAAGAAGCTCCCAACCtccctccaaaaaattctGTATATATTGCACTGGATGTTAATTGATTCATCGTCTGAATGCATAGAAAATGCAAGTACCAAG GATGATCGATCTGTTTGTCAGTCAAGAACTCAAGGCCTTTTTAACATCTCCTCAATTCAATTGTTTATCTACCTGATCGCACCGCTAGCCGATGTGATatcagaagaagaagtagTGGATAACATTCGTCTTGAATCGGGACTAAAAGTTTGGCAAGCAATTTGGCAATTCCGCCAACCTGATGTTTGGTGTTTTTCGGCTCCTGTGAAACAGAGACGAGATGAACTACCTCAGATCACATTTGCTAGAAGGCAAAATCCGGCGCAATTAGACACGCAGGGAATATATTTGGGAAAAGATGAAAATACAGTAAGAAGGCCAAGTATAGTACCACCACCGAAACCTCCACGAACTGATGTTACTGTTTTGAATGAGAAGCGAAAGTTAGAAGAGGAGaagatgaaaatgaaagaagacTATGTTGCAATTGAAATTGAAGCTCCTTCACTAAAACCGAatgatttattgattgataTGTCACAAGGTGTTCGAAACAAGGAATTTGAGCGAACAAGTTCAATTGTCAGAAGCGTCAGCGAATACAAGACAAATCTTTGTggtcaaaaagaaaaacttgcAACAGTATCAAAAAGCCGAACAAGTGACGCATTTGATTCGAGTCCAA CATCCGACTCATCCGCGAATATGCTGGAAGAAGTAGAAggaatcaaattttccgaaaatgaaaattgttccTTATCTGCAGTATTTTTTAGTTCCGATCAGGCACCCCTGGTTAATTTATCTGACATATGCAGTGGTTTTTCGATTGAAGAACCACATGACTCAACACAATCTTCAGTGGAGGTCCCTCAACACCCAGTTTTGGAATCTTCCATGTTCCTATCAACGACCTCGTCTGCATCGGACGTACCTCCATTTGTGTTAACTAGAG CGTCTACTGCAGAAGACACTACTTCTTCATGTTCTCAGCAAACAGTAATACCACTTGCCATGCCAGTGACAACCGAAACAACAACATTACCGGTTACTCTCCCAAAATCAGCTCTCACAAAAACAACGAATGAAAACAGAAGAACAGATCATCAGAGGA TGCCTTCTACTCAAAAAAGCGTATCAGGAAGTACCGACGACGAGCTAGATGAAGGATCTTTTTCGGATCCCACAATAGCCTCTTATCTTGATGTTGCAGTGATCAGAGCACTTCTTATTACTCATTGGCAGGAAAAGGGAGTTTACTGGGCATTGAGCTATATTCACAACCGATTAATAGAAATAAAAGCCTATATGATAATTCGAAAGAGTACACGGCAAAGAAGCAACTCATTGCCTAGTGGAGAACGAAAATTATCTGTCGCTCCAGAACAACTGACAAACCCTGTGTGggatgatttgaaaattgagaacaaACCAGAGGAAGGAAGATCTCACTTACATGTAGCATTCAACGACACAGAACGGAGAAAAAGCAGTGACAACT GCCTTGCACCCCATCCTACTACAAATTCTCGACGAAGTTCACTTAATACGCTATCACGACGGGGTATAAACCGGTCAAATCCATCTTTGAGCAACTCGGTAGAAGTACTTTCAATCAGAGATGACGCCGAAGATGATGTCTCCAAcatttcatcaaaatcaatagagaaagaaaacacaaaattgaaTGCAGTGTTTTATCCTGAGGCTCTTGGTTCTacaaactttattgaaaaagatggaaaaataTCAGCAACAGTCATTGTGCAGACAGTTAATCAAGTCATGGACAGATGCACCGGGGTACGACAATGCGAACTAGCCCTCAATATTGCTGATGTCCTACTTGGAACCCCATTAGAAcaaactgaaacatttttcgtgCAATTGAATATTATGGTTTTTAA AATTTATTTATGTCTTGGATGCCCTCATGGATGCAACGAAGGAGTTAAAAGCCCTCATGGTGATTTTCTACGCGCAAAAGCCAAGGCGATATTAGCAGGACTAGAAAGAGTACAACCTgataagttcaaaaacataTTAAACGACTATGTTGATAACTATGGAACTCAACAAGTTATTGATTTGCTTCATTCTATAACATCATTTTGTCGCTCCGAGTTAACAG cctTAGATGGTCGTCGAGCGTCAGAAAGTCGCGTTCCTTCTTACCGCAATACGTTCAACGAGAAAGATAAAGGAATTGAAGGAAGAATCATTAATGCCACTTATAAGACGCTCATAACcaaaatttcggtaatttcTGCAGAGCTTTCTCTTCCTGAAAATATG AGTCTTCAACAAGATGTCCGATTGTTGGTTAATTTTGTACAAGAACATCATGGGAATCCGTTTCGAAGAGTGGGACTATCAGCTCTAAAAGATGCTACTTGTAAAAACCCAACTACCTC AGACTTCCACACAAAAGAAGATCAAACAGGTGGTTCGCCGGGTGCTCAATCCCAAAAGCAGAGTAACGATCAGGCATCACTCAGAAGAGGcttattcaaaaagaaaaatgagaaatctGGTGGAACCACAACTGGAAATGATGATTCAGAAGGAGACTCCTCACCCTCCACACCAAGAACCGTGTCATCTATGGATGATGGGGTATCCCCATTAGCGAGTACATCGtattataagaaaaaaagtgCCCCAAAACTTCATTTTGCATTTGGTCTGTTGAAAAGTGTGAAACCAGACATGGATGAAGAAATTTCGGataatgaaaatgaagaaggaaCATCCAATGAGGAAGCAGGGCTTCCGCAAAGAAGGCCACTACGACAGAGTTCCAAACAAGTTAAAGCAAGATTACCAATAGATT caaaggGAGGTATGCGATTGTGGGGCACATACGTTCCACCGCCAAATTACATTGATGCGAAAGGAATATTCGATGGAGCACGTCGCTTTGCATTTCTACTGGAAACTGCCAGACCGGGAACGTTTCCAGATGCTCCACTTATTGCTGCTATCATGCACCTT aaatctCCTGTATTGGCTCGAGCTTCTCTTCTTCTTGAATGTGCAAATTTAGTGTCCAGATGTAATCGTGGACAATGGCCCGAATGGATTCGATCATCTCATCACAGAACGTTCAGTCTTGGAGGAGCACTCGCAAATCGGGGAACACCTTCTGCAACAAGGAGAATGCATAGCTTACAAAGACAGGCTGGAAGATACTTTTATCAATGGGGAGTTCAAATTGGAGagcatatttcaaaattattagaattgtctgaaaacaaaagCAAGAAAACTTTGCAAATGGAAGATACAATTGAAGACTTTTTCGATGATGGAATTGTAAATAACCAAAATGGAGAAAAGTGCCCGATTGCTTTACAGTTCATAGCAGTTCTACTTCTTCAAGAAATCACTGCATTCTTAAGAGAAACGTTCAAGACAATTCCAcgttccaaaaattcaaaaccgCAAACTGGGAACTCTGGTTGGGATAAGTTACTGAGCCACAGGCGATGGTCAATTTTATCCAATACGTTTAATGCACAACAAACTGGAAGTGTTAACAGTATCACCGAAATTAATTCATCCATACACT TAAACGACAAAGAGCGTCGAATCAGTTTCTCTGCCACAGAGGAAGATTCACCACGTGGTTCAAAAGATGCAATCGATGAAATCAACGCAGTGGATAAAAAAG GTCGGAGAATTGCAACGGGACGTCAACGCCTTTTAAAACGGGGATCGCCAATGGCAACTGGTACTCAACCGTCATTAGAATCTTCACATAAACGGAAATCGTTTCGAAACCGAAAACAGTCGAAACAGGCTCACCtggaagaagaggaaaaatCAGATGGAG CTGGAGCCACACATATTCTCTCAGCACGTGAATCGCTGAAACCAACAGATGATGGTCTTCAATCCCCTGTTGAATCAGTGCACCCAGTCATTATTCCGCATTCAAACCATGGAAGTGCCCATAGTCAGCAACCAGTGGTTTTAAAATCTTCTATGGATGATGAAGAGCAACATATGTTATCGAATCTTCCGTGGATCAAAGTActgatcaaattttccaactcaTTTGACTTAGAGTGCAATCATGTTGGTGTATGCAGTGCAAAGTGCTTTCAAAGAGTGCATCGGCAATGTTTTCGAATGATTGAATCACTTTCGACGTTATATGGAATGGAAAG aaacgttTCTACAAGGGCTGATAAACGGAATTTGTTGGCTGACAATTGGCAGGCAAAACAACAAGCTTTGAGAAAG agcattCATGCTAGACAATCCACGGCAGTTCCTCGACGAGAATCTGCAATGGTTGGACAACCGGAGTTTGCGAGCAAAGCCATAAAAATGATGCTGATGGAGAAAATGCAacaggaaaaagaaaaagagaaagagaaagaaaaggaGGAGAAGGATGCACTGAAGAAACAGTCCGTAGAACAAGACCATAGTTCAACTGATACGGAAGAAGATGCACAATTACCAGAGAAGAACAAACCTATGCTCACTTATTTACGATCGTTAGTTCTCCAATTGGTACATTCCCCAATCTCATCGGTTTTGAAATGCTGCTTGTTGCTCAGTGTGGAACAGCATAAACAGATGATTGAAGTTTGCTGGAAGATGTTGATCCACGAAGATCCACATGTCGTGGCTAGTGCTGCAAGCATGTTCATTGTAGCAAGTGTTAAGAAGTCCGAAGAATCCCTTCTCATTATCAAAACTGCACTAGATTCCCAGGATCCACAAGTAAGAACCAGCGGGATTCAACGATTTTACACCCTTTGGAGAAATCGCTTTCACGCTTGGTTGAAAATGGAGGACGGAGCCCAGGCATCATTCAAAGTGCCACCACCTGGAATAGACTTCACACTACCGTCTCCTGCTATAGGTCAATCTCAATTGCCCGTTGTTGACCCTCCTTGGATGCCACacttgaaaactaaaattgagGAGCTTAGCCTCAAGGAGGAAGAACATGCTACTTCACAAACAATAATGACAATGACGCGAACAAGACGAAAACAAAAACAGGAAATGGTAAAAAGAGCTGTTAGGGAGGCAGAAGAACGACAGAGTGAACAACGGCAACTGTTCCGACTGAGAAGTTCGGCAATAGTTAGTTTGGCAGCTTACGAGCCAGCACTTTTTCATCATCAGCAAGAGCAGACAGAAG AATCTGATAATTCCCATCAACACGCTCGCCACGTGATGCCTGTAGCTCAACCACTATTCCCATCAGCCCTGCTATCAGTGGTTCCACAAATTATTGAACTTCTTGATGACCCTCAAGTTGACAACAATGGAGTTTCTGTTGGCGACGTAGCCAAAAAAGTGATTTGGACATGCATCGTCGAAGACCCGTCTTTATTCTTAagacattttttggagaaattaacAAATCGAGATAGACAG GAGGCCCTTATGTCACagcttcgaaaattagtcCTGCGATTTCATCCACTTCCCAGTCAAGCTGCTCACTCTTTGTTAAACTATTTG ttcgGATTTGTCATGCACTATGTTCGGGCTCAGTGTGAGGGATCAGAGAAAGCCATTGGAATGGCGTTATCAATATGTTGGCTATTATCTCCCAACATCCATGGACTGTATTTCAAGGATCTTAAAcagactttgaaaaaagaacaatgtGAT caagcCTTAATGATCACTGCAAACGTTCCCTCTGCCAAGAAAATTATTGTACACGGTCTAGACTCTACTTCTGGCGGCATACCCAGTCAATTTCCAGTTCACGAGGACACacaatttcatcaaattctcAATGATAGTCTTGAGTTTTTCAATATCGACGAAGATGACCTCAACTGTTTTTATCTCACCGATACAAAAACGGGAGTAATACATTTACCTGCTGCCTATGTGAGAGACTATTACTTCTTTCATCGTTCTTTTTATCCTCAATTGACACTGGTCAAATTATCACCTGAAGTtgctgagaaaaaaatgaaagagacCGCGTTTCatcaaaagtttattgaatGTGGAAAAGTACTGCTGACGCACAATATACTGAAGTACAGTCCACAGCATGTG ATTGCACAACGGGTATTTTTCCTACATGATGAATTCACTCATCTCCCAAGTTTCCCGCGAAAGTCCCTCGAGACTTGTTTTGGAATGTACTTTGGACCAGGTGGGGAACAATTAAAAGCAATGGAATCAATGCACAAATTTGTGTGGGCCAAGATGATGTCCGACATgttcgaaaaaatggaaaatgcaTTTATGTTTGCTGACTTGCATTTGTTCATCAATGTGATTAACGGGATAATGATAATGCACTGCGAAGATGTCTTGATTTTGAGAAGATGTGCAGCAACATATATCAGCATATCAATTCATTTCAATACTCTTTTCGCATCTCAAGGATTTTTTCTTATCATGCCGACTCTTCTAAGATGCTACAGTCAACGTCAGACAAACAAAGTATTCTGTGGAGTTGTGGAATTTATCTGCCGCCAATTCTATACTCTACATAGAAAACCATTTCTTCTACAGATGTGTGGCGCTATTGCAAACATAATTGATAACTCTTCAAATGACTTTGAAATCAATCCCATGAGAGTTAAAGCAAAGTATTGGTttaatttgatcaaaaaaatggaagaaataacTGACGAAGACCCACTAGATATCCTGGGATTGGTTCCTTATGAGAAACCATTGAAAGCTTTGGATTTATGCTATAGAGACGATCCAAACACGTTTTGTGCTCTGACTGATGCAATGGCAAGTTGTATTTGTGTTTGTGCATTTTCCCCGGAGAGCAAAAGGAGTCATCATATGTTG tTAATCATGCAAGCAATGCTGCCCCATATGATGAAGCGATTAGAAGAAGAAACGCTCCAATCAGGAAACTCCCCAGCAGCAGTTAAACATGAAATATCGCAATGGATCACAATGGCTGTCGAAATGAAAGCTTTAATTAATAGTTGCGAGCAACTGGTTAGAGGGCCTACTCGTGCATTTGACCTGGTAAACAGTGTTTCCGAACGAGGAAAAAGCTTTGTTGCCGACTCACCTCAGTTTTTCGACCCGCCGACTACAAATGAAGACGAAAATTCTAGACCTTATCATTT gaaagaaaaaagatccACTGCGGTTGCATGGGAAGCTGCTGAAGTAGAGGAACAACAAAAGGAAACGTATCGACGGCCACGTGATACTCTTCTTCAATTGATAGCAGCTTATATAGAAATGGCGTCGGTCCGTCTGAAAGAACTTACCAAACTAGGTGCAAACCTAGAACACGCCAAGATTCCTGACGTGCTTGACCACAAATGCTATGTGAAACTTGGAGAAGTTGCATTGGCCTTGTTGAAAGTTGCTCCCTATGATTTATCAACTACAACGTGTCACGGTCTTCAGaaatatttccagataatACTACCAGTTACTGATTGGAGTATAGAGTCTAACAGGAGTGCTCTCAATATTATTCTACGACGATTAGACAAAACACTATCCAAGATTGCCAAACGtcaaagttttcgaaaaagagCTATTTGGATAGCACTTTCATCGTGGATTAATGGCATTTGTGATACTCTAAATGCATTTCCGTACATCGCACATCTTCATCCACTTCGAACAATAACACAGCTATGCTTGAGAATGATGGTTGGAGATCCATGTGTTGAAGATAGCGCAGCTTCCACCGCACTTCATCCAACAACTGTTTTACATCCAACTCCACCGCCTCAAACTTTTGCAAATGCGGTCCTCAGATTAACCACTATTTTAATGCAAGCCTTAGGGCAG TTTGCCTTCTCCTTGGATTTTGTCACTTCAACTGAAGGTATGGGTGTGTCTTCTGAACGTCTTGAAGCTGTATTGTGTCACGTTTTGATTCCCCTGTTTCTCCGAATTCCTAACAATCCAAAGGAGCAATCAATATTTCAAGCAAAAGATCTGTCACAATGCTTGACAGTCATGCAAAATGCAATTTCACCTCCGCTTGTAAAACAACAAGCTCCACCATTAATAAGTACAAGTACTCTGACAACGACTTTCATTAGAGGGGCGCAAG ATGTCACAGGACGTCAAGGATCCGTTTCTGTCACCGACAGAGGCCATTCTGCAACGGTTTCCACTCATCGAATCGTTAGAGAAAGCATTTGCCAGGCTATTTACTTAGGCCTGAAAGTACTTATGCTGACATTTGGAAAACTGTTAGCACCAATGTGGCCCAGAGTTGCTCGAATTGTCAAAGATTTGCTTGCTAAAAAGCCTGGTGCTCCAACATCTATGGCCTTCGTGGATTTTTTGCTTCATTCAAATCTGCCAATTTCGCTGTTTATCTTGccaatgatccaaaacaag atgaaGCAAAAGCCTGGAACCGATCAAGAAGCAGCATGGCAAAcagaaattcttgaaaaacttgatGCAAAATCTCATAACATCGTTCCTCCATCAATTCTTTTGGTCAAATGCTACCAGGAACTTCAACAGCTGAAAGAAGAATTGACAATGAAACCTATTGAGATGACAAGAAGTTACACGCCAACAATGGCCGACCCACATTCAGATTCATCAGCTGCTTCGACTGCCCCCCGTGGTGCAAGTTCCCGTCAAAGTATTGATCGACGAACAAGCGTTcacatgaaaaaagttttaccaaCTATGAAAGAAGATATACCAGAAGATCCAGAAGATTCGGAAGATGTTATAGATTCTAACTCAACAGGGCAAGTTACTTCTAGAATAAGCAAAAGCCCGAGCATACCTCTTAACAAAACACATCAATCGAGTCGGACTCGGTCAGTCAGTGGATTTGGAATGTGGAGAAGTGTTCGAAGGAAATCACGTCATGTGTCAAGTGCTGAGGAATCGTCTGAAGAGCGCGGCAGCGTAGAACTACACGATGTTGGCCATCATTCTGCTCTTCACGAA cCAAATCGTACTCCAAATCGTCGATCGACAGAAGCATTGGTTTTACCGTTACACGAAAGCATCGATACAAATAGACATAGAT ttgtCTCATTTTCAACTCCAAAGAAGACACACGAAGTGTCAGAAGACGTCTTTCAAATAACAGAACAACATCAATTGGTCTAA